In Cryptomeria japonica chromosome 1, Sugi_1.0, whole genome shotgun sequence, the sequence AAAATACGCACCATTACTTTGCCtatggggttcgagcgaaggggggttCAATTGAACTCCCCTTCGCTCGAACCAATCGAACTGCCTTTTTTGAGATCTCTCCTCAAATTCTTCAAAATTCTGAGAAATTTttgccttcaaacctctggttcaaggctcaaatgaaagaatcttgataacccaaaaatataaaatGGTAGTGCTTGGagaaagctttccaacgagtataattttatttaattgtgaatttattatgttcttatttttttaattttatggaatattgtttTTTCAtggaacatgaacttctctgttcaatgcattgggaaaaataggaaactaattcaaaaaattctgaaaaatatctatgccttaggtattgatatcttctttctaacaaaaaaaaataaaattgaatttcgatatgtatagaacaagttatgcgttcaaacctaaacctatgtctgaattataactagtcggacttcaaaactaataaaatgaaaaaaaaatcaacatatcactatcaaaccaacaacaagccctggatattgatgatacaaaccaaaatttgaaagaattgagtttttatcatttatagaaaaaaagttatatatttcgggaggcacatcactcttaaaaaatgtagtttgctgtaaaaactatttttcgagggagatggaaatttttttaaaaaaatcttcaaaaaaaattgaaaaaaatatatttagaatctatagacaaaatgctacaaatcactaatttacatcatcttcaaattcttaatagtttaaaagttatagttgtcggaaattgaagattattttaaaaatgttcatcttaaTGTCAAAAGTGGTAAAAATAAAATGTTAAACTTGGATTTCTTTTGCAACTTCATCTAAAGGACCATGACCTCATCCCTTAAGGAGTTGATGGTCTTGCACTCAAAAAGGTTTAATCCTTGGTGAGATCAGTAAAAAAAACTGATAATATTACCAACATATCTAGAGTATTTTTAAGGGTAACTTTGAATAGATAACCATCACTAAATAATTACTCAATACACATGATCAATTGTCAACTATAATACAAAAAACACATTTATGCTTGTACATTTTTTTATTGAGAAgggtaaaaaattataattaatcatACGCTATaattatgaatatatttttatattttaaaaaatattattttttataatataatattaattgttatctaaattttttttAGTGATAATCATTCTTAATTATATGAAAAGAAATCTATTTAATATAATCCAAAAAATAAATTTGTGTTCTATTAAATAAAGAAACCAACAACAAAAACATGACTGAATCCATAATTATAAGTTTCTTATTTTATACACTTGAACAACTtcacaataacatgacatgacatttAATAATATAAACCTGAATTTTAATAATCTGTTataataaaaatttgaattattgGAAAATCTCAAAGATAGTAAGTAACGGGAACTTTGGGTGCCCTTTAACAATATTATATTCAAATTGACAGGAAACAAAGGTATTTTAACTTATTAAGCAAACGGCATCCAAACAAACTACCATTTGTAATATAAAGTTATGATACGCGTGGATCTTTATTTCTAGTTGATGAAATGCCTCCATTTCGATAGTGGGTTTGGGAGATGGAAAGCTGCAAACGCTCCATTAATAAGTATGGCAACCAATTTCACTGTACATACATACACAAAAGAGCGCTAATAAGGAAAAGCTTCAATCACAGACTGCAATGCTGGTATGGCTATAACATTGAAACGAGGAAATCCTCCTTCATTCAACAGATTCCTCCATTCCTCCTCAGTTCTCTCTTTCCCACCAGAGCTGTGAGCGATCATTACCAGATCAAACACAAGACCCAAACTAGGATCGAGCGCCGTCTTCTCTCGGGCGTTCAGAACCGTATCCACAATGATCACTTTCCCTGTTTCTGGAATCGCCTTTCTACATTGCTTCAGAATCTTTACACAGTCCTCGTCCCCCCAATCATGCATTATCCACtgcaaaatttaaagaaaaatacaaaacacccATTAAGAAACCCTCCCTCACACCCAGGGCATACAAAAAATAAGCACCGAATTCGATTCACCGACCTTCATGAATACAGCATCTGCGGAAGGCACCTCTCTGAACATGTCTCCTCCAACATGCTTTACccctgcaaaaacaaaaaaaaagaggacATTTTTAGTCAATGAAAGAAAAAGCAAGTCCATTTAAGGCCACCCCATTTTGTTATTACAAGTCGTATAGTAAAATTAATTATACCCGGGATTTTGGGAGCCGTAGCTATAACATGGGGAAGATCGTAATTAATCCCATTGATAGTTGGGTGAGCCTTCACAATCTCTGCAACGGTCGTTCCAGTTCCTCCTCCGACGTCTACCAAGGAATTCAAGCCCTGAAACCCCTCGTATTTAGCCAAAATGGCCTTTATCACGATGTTAGCGTTGCAGGCCATGGCTTGGTTGAAGAGGTCGTTGTACTCAGGGTGCGCAGCACCGTAGTCCCAAATATGAAGGCCATGAGCCCTCTCGAAGGCCACTCCACCGTCAAGAACGCACTCATTGAAATGGTGCCACGGCGCAACGCTCGTCACGTCGTTCTGCATAAGTAGCATGGCAGTCATGGAGAGCGACGGCGCCGCCGCGCCGTCTTTTACCATCCATTTAGAGGCAGGCGTTAGCCCATATCTCACTTCATTTGCGCCGCCACTCGTTTCGGCCCTGAAAAAATTCTTGGCAACGAGGAAGCGCAGAATTCTGAAGAGGCAATTGACGTCGGGCTTTTTGCTGGGCAGCTCCGCTGCGATTTGCGAGAGGGAAAGCGTTGCTTTGGGGCCGTGGCGCGCAATGATGTCGGGGATTCCGAGCAAAACGATGGACTTTACTGCCAAAGACTCGACAAACGCAAATGTGTATTTCCATGCCTCTGCTTGTCCGGCGAGTTGTTCTTCCTCGCTCTCGAACATGCTATCTGCACAGATTTCTCCATTGTTGAAGGACTTATGAGCTGCTGGGCCATTCATATTTACAACTTTCGTAGAATCACAATCATTGAGATATACACACTCACAAGAGGGCCAAGGATTACAATATATATAGGCATTAAGTTACCTTAATGACGTCTTTTCTAAAATAGACTGGGTTCGACGGTCGGCATAGGAATCAACGTAACCTCctctttttttaaatgtatttaaatattttaaattttggaTTTAGTCGGTTTTCTCATCTACCCCATCGCCCATGCTGTAAGCATTATTATTATAAAATGCACCATTTGATGGAGTTTGCTTCCTTTTAGAAATGTGTGTAAAACATTTAATGTGCTTTGATCTCATCCACTTCGTCGACTATTTGTCATTTTGTCATTTTGTCATTTATGTGTATGGAGTATGAATGGCCTATTAGAAAAGTAAAGTTATTGTTTATTTGTTTATAAAATGACTCGTTATAATGATAAGCATTCGAAAAACCTACAGTTGGTTGGCTAATAAAATACAATtcagatttaaaaattcaatacgagtttaaaaattaaatatctaataaatt encodes:
- the LOC131078159 gene encoding (R,S)-reticuline 7-O-methyltransferase — protein: MNGPAAHKSFNNGEICADSMFESEEEQLAGQAEAWKYTFAFVESLAVKSIVLLGIPDIIARHGPKATLSLSQIAAELPSKKPDVNCLFRILRFLVAKNFFRAETSGGANEVRYGLTPASKWMVKDGAAAPSLSMTAMLLMQNDVTSVAPWHHFNECVLDGGVAFERAHGLHIWDYGAAHPEYNDLFNQAMACNANIVIKAILAKYEGFQGLNSLVDVGGGTGTTVAEIVKAHPTINGINYDLPHVIATAPKIPGVKHVGGDMFREVPSADAVFMKWIMHDWGDEDCVKILKQCRKAIPETGKVIIVDTVLNAREKTALDPSLGLVFDLVMIAHSSGGKERTEEEWRNLLNEGGFPRFNVIAIPALQSVIEAFPY